Proteins encoded by one window of Chryseobacterium sp. POL2:
- the bla gene encoding class A beta-lactamase, subclass A2: MNKLKYIVFAVAVCGFGIKSFAQQDLKTSIQTILKDKKANVGVAVWHLEKQDTLSVNGHRHLPMQSVFKLPIGLAVLDLVDKGKFKIDQKIKFTKAEMMPVTHSPMRDAYPEGGALTVREMLKYVVANSDNNTCDILLDRIGGPEVVQKYMDKIGIKDFQIVSNERIMHETPSFQYQNYWNANSANDLLNKLYTKPILKEASKKEIIKILEETNTGLNRLKAELPVGTIVAHKTGSSATENGKTAATNDIGVITLPNKEHMIVSVFVSDSYENDATNEKIIADIAKASFDYYSK; the protein is encoded by the coding sequence ATGAACAAATTAAAATACATCGTTTTTGCCGTTGCTGTTTGTGGTTTTGGAATTAAATCTTTTGCGCAACAAGATCTTAAAACATCAATACAGACTATTCTTAAAGATAAAAAGGCCAACGTTGGTGTGGCTGTTTGGCATTTGGAAAAGCAAGATACTTTGAGTGTAAATGGACATCGCCATCTGCCAATGCAAAGTGTTTTCAAACTTCCAATTGGTTTGGCAGTTTTGGATTTGGTGGATAAAGGAAAATTTAAAATAGATCAAAAAATTAAATTTACCAAAGCAGAAATGATGCCTGTAACGCACAGTCCAATGCGTGATGCATATCCTGAAGGTGGCGCGTTGACCGTCCGCGAAATGTTGAAATATGTCGTAGCAAACAGCGATAACAATACATGTGATATTTTGCTGGATAGAATAGGAGGTCCAGAAGTTGTACAGAAATATATGGACAAAATTGGGATTAAAGATTTCCAAATTGTTTCAAACGAAAGAATTATGCACGAAACACCAAGCTTCCAATATCAAAACTATTGGAATGCCAATTCTGCAAACGATTTGTTAAATAAACTTTATACAAAACCTATTTTAAAAGAAGCTTCCAAAAAAGAAATAATCAAAATTTTGGAAGAAACCAATACGGGGCTTAATCGTCTAAAAGCCGAATTGCCAGTCGGGACCATCGTTGCACATAAGACCGGAAGTTCGGCCACAGAAAACGGGAAAACTGCCGCAACCAACGATATTGGCGTTATCACTTTACCCAATAAAGAGCATATGATTGTGAGTGTTTTTGTGAGCGATTCTTACGAAAACGATGCGACCAACGAAAAAATTATAGCAGATATTGCAAAAGCAAGTTTCGATTATTATTCGAAATAA
- a CDS encoding TonB-dependent receptor has product MNKLKYIAVIAFLSGFGTQYSYAQLKEEKLVLDRKREPEVKRIEKKKTSVQQEKNYPPESKANEVVKYDITDVPPVSDFKTSEIQAEDISPKFDFEKQNNYFQIGYGNYAKFLADANISGKVNDNVEVGADIHYLSTNGLKKEYDWSSKQTQLSAGIFLNAYTEQGKFNIDANFASDKYNYYGIYAFNPDSNIDLEQRVNRFKINGFYDHYSNEYLNNVRVKSSILSDYFDSKETHAEVLANFSKHDLDIYTDIKMNADLGAGLETVNTKFGILDKNQSDLFNFNLGPKLTFYKGNSYLSIGSDFSFFNQKHQSLILEQEKNSKFYWFPKAELQIAATEDFKFYGGVEGGLKLNSYNQLLDENPYMISDLYLKPTETKYRFYIGIKGDVDQTLKYDIHAGFSKQNDILFFQNNSVIDATVTNNRKAYDFANTFGAIYDNGTVSEVKASVQVFPLENLAIDGELHFAKYKLDHLNEVYYKPLVQSSFGAKYSMLAKKLNLGFKGIFVTDRTANSFEISENTTNMPASYDIKENDNQKVGGYVDLNLSAEYKIHKNFSIFVLGNNLLNTKYQTFYGYKVLGAQVLGGVKISF; this is encoded by the coding sequence ATGAACAAATTAAAATACATAGCAGTTATTGCATTTTTGAGTGGTTTTGGCACTCAATATTCTTACGCGCAACTCAAAGAAGAAAAATTGGTGTTGGATAGAAAGCGCGAGCCAGAAGTCAAACGTATCGAAAAAAAGAAAACTTCTGTGCAGCAAGAAAAAAATTATCCACCCGAATCCAAAGCTAACGAAGTTGTAAAATACGATATTACCGACGTTCCGCCAGTTTCGGATTTCAAAACCTCCGAAATACAAGCGGAAGATATTTCACCAAAATTTGATTTTGAAAAGCAAAATAATTATTTCCAAATCGGTTATGGCAACTACGCTAAATTTTTAGCAGATGCTAATATTTCGGGAAAAGTTAATGATAATGTGGAAGTGGGTGCCGATATCCATTATCTTTCTACGAATGGTCTGAAAAAAGAATATGACTGGTCATCGAAACAAACGCAACTGAGTGCAGGAATATTCCTGAATGCTTATACAGAGCAAGGTAAATTCAATATCGATGCTAATTTTGCATCGGATAAATACAACTATTACGGTATATATGCATTTAATCCAGATTCAAATATCGATTTGGAACAGCGTGTTAATCGTTTTAAAATTAATGGATTCTATGACCATTATTCGAATGAGTATCTTAACAATGTTCGTGTGAAATCGTCAATTCTCAGCGATTATTTTGATTCTAAAGAAACACATGCCGAGGTTTTAGCTAATTTTTCTAAACACGATTTGGATATCTATACCGATATTAAAATGAACGCTGATTTGGGCGCTGGTCTAGAAACGGTCAATACGAAATTCGGAATTTTAGATAAAAATCAAAGCGATTTATTTAATTTTAATTTAGGTCCAAAATTGACATTTTATAAAGGCAATTCTTATTTGAGCATTGGTTCGGACTTTTCATTTTTTAATCAAAAACATCAAAGTTTAATTTTAGAACAAGAAAAAAACAGCAAATTTTATTGGTTTCCAAAAGCCGAATTACAGATTGCTGCGACAGAGGATTTCAAATTTTATGGCGGGGTAGAAGGTGGACTAAAATTGAATTCTTACAACCAACTTTTGGACGAAAATCCTTATATGATTTCGGATCTTTATCTAAAACCAACGGAAACTAAATACCGTTTTTATATAGGAATAAAAGGTGATGTTGACCAGACTCTGAAATATGATATCCACGCAGGATTTAGTAAACAGAATGATATTTTGTTTTTCCAAAACAATTCTGTGATTGACGCGACAGTGACCAACAATCGTAAAGCTTATGACTTTGCCAATACTTTCGGTGCAATCTATGACAACGGAACAGTTAGCGAGGTTAAAGCAAGTGTGCAGGTTTTTCCGTTAGAAAATTTAGCGATAGATGGTGAATTGCATTTTGCAAAATACAAGTTGGATCATCTTAACGAAGTTTATTACAAACCTTTGGTGCAATCCAGTTTTGGTGCGAAATATTCGATGTTGGCTAAGAAGTTGAATCTCGGTTTCAAAGGGATTTTTGTAACAGACAGAACGGCAAATAGTTTTGAAATTTCCGAAAATACAACCAATATGCCAGCGTCTTACGACATCAAAGAAAATGATAATCAGAAAGTTGGCGGATATGTTGATCTTAACTTGTCTGCAGAGTACAAAATCCATAAAAATTTCAGTATTTTTGTGCTCGGAAATAATCTTCTCAACACAAAATATCAGACGTTCTATGGCTACAAAGTTTTGGGCGCTCAAGTTTTGGGAGGTGTTAAAATTTCCTTCTAA
- a CDS encoding putative quinol monooxygenase, whose translation METNNRLFIKSVLMLSALFFLSCSSSDKNEIEHSKNIVVLVKYKTQPSKEKETLSALSDLIESVKKEPHFVKIKLHIDSKDKSNILLYEEWNDAAYYNSKHLQTSHL comes from the coding sequence ATGGAAACTAATAACAGATTATTTATAAAATCAGTTCTTATGCTCTCTGCTTTATTTTTTTTAAGTTGTAGCTCAAGCGATAAGAACGAAATCGAGCATTCGAAAAATATTGTTGTTTTGGTGAAATATAAAACGCAGCCATCAAAAGAAAAAGAAACGCTTTCTGCTTTATCGGATCTCATAGAAAGTGTAAAGAAAGAACCCCATTTTGTGAAGATTAAACTTCATATAGATTCAAAAGATAAAAGCAATATTTTGCTTTACGAAGAGTGGAATGATGCAGCGTATTACAATTCCAAACATTTGCAAACCAGTCATCTGTAA
- the lgt gene encoding prolipoprotein diacylglyceryl transferase, with the protein MWDPNTGIHLGPFTLHYYSLMFVFAFGFGYILMKKIFKIDNVDEKFLDPLFTWTLVGTILGARLGHVIFYQPELFKEDFLSVFLPISTKGGLHFTGFSGLASHGATIALIFTTLYYSFKIIKKNPFWVYDRLGIVVALGGAFVRMGNFFNSEIIGKPVDPTSPFAILFPQQSSEYGVTIPRYPTQLFEAIGYVLLFVLLWFLYRKTDKKYQQGWLFGLFFIILWAIRFFVEFLKEPQGDEFIQFAGLNTGQILSIPFMLAGFVIMIYSKNWKLEK; encoded by the coding sequence ATTTGGGATCCCAACACAGGTATCCATCTAGGACCATTTACCTTACATTATTATAGTTTGATGTTTGTGTTTGCATTTGGATTTGGATATATTTTAATGAAAAAAATCTTCAAAATCGATAATGTTGACGAGAAGTTTTTGGACCCATTATTCACGTGGACACTTGTAGGGACAATTCTTGGTGCAAGATTAGGACATGTTATTTTCTATCAGCCAGAACTTTTTAAAGAAGATTTTCTAAGTGTTTTCTTACCAATTTCTACAAAAGGCGGACTACATTTCACAGGATTTTCGGGACTTGCAAGTCATGGCGCAACCATTGCTTTGATTTTCACGACTTTGTATTACAGCTTCAAAATCATTAAAAAGAATCCGTTTTGGGTATATGACCGTCTAGGCATTGTTGTTGCTTTGGGTGGTGCTTTTGTGAGAATGGGGAACTTTTTCAACTCCGAAATTATCGGAAAACCAGTTGATCCCACTTCGCCATTCGCTATTTTGTTCCCACAACAAAGCTCAGAATATGGCGTAACAATTCCGCGTTATCCAACGCAATTATTTGAAGCAATTGGTTATGTTTTACTATTTGTCTTGTTATGGTTTTTGTACAGAAAAACAGACAAAAAATACCAGCAAGGTTGGCTATTTGGATTATTCTTCATCATACTTTGGGCGATAAGATTCTTTGTTGAATTTTTAAAAGAACCACAAGGCGACGAGTTTATCCAGTTTGCAGGACTTAACACGGGACAAATATTAAGTATTCCTTTTATGCTAGCTGGATTTGTCATCATGATTTATTCTAAAAATTGGAAACTTGAGAAATAA
- the yidD gene encoding membrane protein insertion efficiency factor YidD encodes MINKILTFPLVVLIKFYQLAISPWLGKNCRYEPTCSHYTVEALQVHGLFKGSWLAIKRIMSCHPWGGEGYDPVPPKHKH; translated from the coding sequence ATGATAAACAAAATTTTGACTTTTCCGTTGGTTGTTTTGATCAAGTTTTATCAACTTGCGATTTCGCCTTGGTTGGGGAAAAATTGTCGTTATGAGCCAACCTGCTCCCACTACACCGTTGAGGCTTTGCAAGTGCACGGTCTTTTTAAAGGAAGTTGGTTAGCTATAAAACGAATCATGAGTTGTCATCCTTGGGGCGGCGAAGGCTACGATCCTGTTCCGCCAAAACACAAACATTAA
- a CDS encoding alpha-ketoglutarate-dependent dioxygenase AlkB family protein, with amino-acid sequence MSLFPEFINPTKNILPFDGCVLYYGKIFSTEETLEFYSKLLNDISWQHDEALIFGKLITTKRKVAWYGDDTSPYTYSKRTKVAKQWTPELLEIKKNIEKISQESFNSCLLNLYHDGAEGMAWHSDAEREMKKNAAIASVSFGAERKFSFKHKTSGETVSLTLESGSLLIMKDETQQHWLHRLPPSKKIATPRINLTFRTYVSESLTAKNQEIK; translated from the coding sequence ATGTCTTTATTTCCAGAATTTATTAATCCTACAAAGAATATTCTGCCTTTTGATGGTTGTGTTCTATATTATGGAAAAATATTTTCAACAGAAGAAACTTTAGAATTTTATTCGAAATTATTAAATGATATTTCGTGGCAACATGATGAAGCTTTAATCTTCGGAAAACTCATCACGACCAAACGTAAAGTCGCTTGGTACGGCGATGACACCTCTCCCTATACTTATTCTAAAAGGACAAAAGTTGCGAAACAATGGACGCCCGAGCTTTTAGAAATTAAAAAAAATATCGAAAAAATCAGTCAAGAAAGTTTTAATTCTTGTTTATTAAATCTTTATCATGACGGCGCCGAAGGCATGGCTTGGCACAGCGATGCCGAACGCGAAATGAAAAAAAATGCTGCCATTGCTTCGGTAAGTTTTGGGGCAGAACGCAAATTTTCTTTTAAGCATAAAACTTCTGGCGAAACAGTTTCCTTGACTTTAGAATCTGGAAGTCTTTTAATCATGAAAGATGAGACACAGCAACATTGGCTACATCGCCTTCCGCCTTCCAAAAAAATTGCAACGCCACGCATTAACTTAACTTTCCGAACTTATGTTAGCGAATCTTTAACAGCAAAAAATCAGGAAATAAAATAA
- a CDS encoding chorismate-binding protein, translating to MLYFRFPDSETFFTTDDDSSAVNISFISFDRKKELDFKGNLIPISSEQIAQEEYIPKSKKERIELYKDTEDSYSRKVQQAIDYITTNQLRKLVISRGKILMYTDISHDKKLSLGKSFLQFSKNYPNAFCYLFEKDGQCWMGGFSEVLGKYNKKTNAFETMSLAGTMPVDEAWTEKEIEEQKPVTEYVQSVLKRFAVDISISKVQDHISGNIKHLRTDFKATVYPQDLENLIKELHPTPAVCGFPKDVCMQGIKIIEFNSREFYSGFIKVETEEEIYYFVNLRCAEFFKSYAILYVGGGITEKSDPQKEWTETELKSLAIQHNLVFE from the coding sequence ATGTTATATTTCCGATTTCCAGATAGTGAAACTTTTTTTACCACAGACGATGATTCTTCTGCGGTAAACATAAGTTTTATAAGTTTTGATCGTAAAAAAGAATTGGACTTCAAAGGTAATCTCATTCCAATTTCTAGCGAACAAATTGCTCAAGAAGAATACATTCCGAAATCTAAAAAAGAACGTATCGAGCTTTATAAAGATACCGAGGATTCTTATTCTCGAAAAGTCCAACAAGCTATCGACTACATTACGACCAATCAGCTGCGTAAGCTGGTTATTTCTCGTGGAAAAATTTTGATGTACACCGATATTTCGCATGATAAAAAGTTATCTCTGGGAAAAAGTTTTCTTCAGTTTTCCAAAAATTACCCCAATGCTTTTTGTTATCTTTTTGAGAAAGATGGACAATGTTGGATGGGCGGGTTTTCGGAAGTTTTAGGAAAATACAATAAGAAAACCAATGCTTTTGAAACCATGAGCCTCGCAGGAACTATGCCTGTGGACGAAGCCTGGACCGAAAAAGAAATTGAAGAACAAAAACCTGTTACAGAATATGTACAATCTGTTCTGAAACGCTTTGCAGTTGACATTAGCATATCAAAAGTTCAGGATCATATTTCGGGAAATATCAAACATTTAAGGACTGACTTCAAAGCCACCGTTTATCCGCAAGATCTAGAAAACTTAATTAAAGAACTTCATCCCACGCCTGCTGTATGTGGCTTCCCAAAAGATGTTTGCATGCAAGGCATTAAGATTATTGAGTTTAATAGCCGCGAGTTTTATTCAGGTTTTATAAAAGTGGAAACCGAAGAAGAAATCTATTATTTCGTAAATCTTCGTTGTGCAGAATTTTTCAAAAGTTATGCAATTCTGTATGTTGGCGGCGGTATTACAGAAAAAAGTGATCCCCAAAAAGAATGGACAGAAACCGAATTAAAATCTTTAGCCATACAACATAATCTCGTTTTCGAATAG
- a CDS encoding PaaI family thioesterase, which produces MDQATKEAKLKHLNDWCKHTILEVLEITFTDITEDSLTATMPVTWKVHQPMGLMHGGASCVLAESLGSTLSVTALDTEKYYCVGTNINSNHLKSATKGIVTGTARFVRKGATLHYSEIEIRNEKGDLLNHTTMTNIVIRK; this is translated from the coding sequence ATGGATCAAGCAACGAAAGAAGCTAAACTAAAGCACCTTAACGATTGGTGCAAGCATACAATATTAGAAGTTTTAGAAATTACTTTTACAGATATTACCGAAGACAGCCTAACGGCAACAATGCCTGTAACCTGGAAGGTACATCAACCGATGGGACTTATGCATGGCGGCGCAAGTTGTGTATTGGCCGAAAGCCTTGGCTCTACCCTTTCCGTAACCGCTTTGGATACAGAAAAATATTATTGTGTAGGGACTAATATCAACAGCAATCACCTGAAAAGCGCTACCAAAGGCATCGTAACTGGTACAGCGAGATTCGTCAGAAAAGGCGCAACTTTGCACTATTCTGAAATCGAAATCCGTAATGAAAAAGGCGACCTACTCAACCATACAACAATGACAAACATCGTCATTCGCAAATAG
- a CDS encoding 1-acyl-sn-glycerol-3-phosphate acyltransferase, whose product MKKLIGSLMLKIMGWKIHLDGDVNNLDRCILVVAPHTHNLEYILGNFAYWKLQKPLKVIIKDAHTKAWYGFVVKALGGIGIDRTQKNNLVQFVADLFKKESFSLVITPEGTRSRVEKWRKGFYHMALEAKVPIVIATGDFATNTMYLGYKISYEDLVNRPYEDVMEEIQNYLKKITPRVPENWNPQIY is encoded by the coding sequence ATGAAAAAACTTATTGGTAGTTTGATGCTTAAAATAATGGGATGGAAAATCCATCTTGATGGAGATGTCAATAACCTCGATCGTTGTATTTTAGTTGTGGCACCGCACACCCATAATCTTGAATATATTTTAGGAAACTTCGCCTATTGGAAATTACAAAAACCCCTGAAGGTCATCATAAAAGACGCCCATACAAAAGCTTGGTATGGCTTTGTAGTAAAAGCTTTAGGAGGTATTGGTATCGACCGCACTCAAAAAAATAATTTGGTGCAATTCGTTGCTGATTTGTTCAAAAAAGAAAGTTTCAGTTTGGTTATCACCCCAGAAGGTACACGATCTCGCGTGGAAAAATGGCGCAAAGGTTTTTACCATATGGCATTGGAAGCCAAAGTGCCTATTGTTATTGCAACAGGAGATTTCGCAACCAACACCATGTATTTGGGTTATAAAATAAGTTATGAAGATTTGGTAAATCGCCCTTACGAAGACGTGATGGAAGAAATCCAAAACTATTTGAAAAAAATCACCCCAAGAGTTCCAGAAAATTGGAATCCTCAAATTTATTAA